The genomic region AGAATATTGCTACTGAATAACATCTTTGGGGGACGGACCTGAATACCATAATTATGTTTCCAACACCTTTCGGTAGGAATTTTACTCGGTGAGGAACAGTTCTTTGGCGCATTCGGTGAAGCTCTACAGGGAAGCGTTAAATGGCCCGGCGGGATATCTTTCAGCGATATTTGAGACGACCTCGAAAACGATTCGTTCCGTCTCACAGTTTTCCGGAATCTGTTTGAACTGGTCGGAAACCAGCAAACCTCCGACCAATTTTACGTTCAACATAAATACTCTCCTTTGTAGCGCAACTTTAACCCTTCGCGTGCCTTCAAAATACATACTTTGTACCGTTTCACAAAAACCTTGAACCAAATTGTATAGGTACGTTCGTTTTTTAAGAGATCATTTTAATTCAATTGCAAATATTAGTGTCTATATTTGTGTAGGTTCTAGTAATCGTAAAATGTACTTAACATATATCTATAATTTGATACGTatctataaatatttatatttaggatatgaataaaaaataaatacaacACTAGAAATTAAGAATGAGTTAAAATAAAGATAAGTAAATCAGTTAAACTATTCAATTAAGATAGCGACAAAATCAGTTTCTGTATAAACAATCTATTGAAGACTAAATGTATCTTAAGACTAGCTTGCTAATCTTCCagttatgttttttttttcagtTTAGAGTAGAATATTCATTTTCTTAACTACGCAATGATATTTAGATTCGTATATAATATAACTGGAACACGAGTTTTCATATAAGTTGTCTGGAACAGTGTATAGAAAACTtcgataattttttattaaatgttaTAAATTAATAGTTTCATACAAAATAAGAAAGTCGAACGTGGAATTTTTTCCAAAATAACTGAAATTTTTAATGCCGACACAAGAACGTGTCCTAACGAGGGCAATATTTTTACAGGGCGGGCAGCGTTTATGTCGAATTCACTGGTCACGCGACTTAAAACAGACACACAGACatctattaaaaaattaaaggtTGTTTAATACAAGATGATTGGAGGAACTAACAAGAGGCTTTCTTCGAGGATCGCCAAGGTTCGCGTGACGGCCCGCAGAAGCATCGTGTCCATCCTCTTCCCTCTTCCTTGCCGTTCTTGCTTTTCGACGTCGTATCTCCTGCATTCCCTTTCTGCTTTTTTTCCCGCTCGCCAATTCGACCAATAGACCCTCTGGAGAACTCGCTCCATAATCCATGCACGCATCAGGACCTGTCTTCTCATCGAATCGACGGAAACGAAGCCTTCGGCCGCTTTTTGgtgcgcgagagaaagagcccGCGCTAAATTCCATCGGACGCTTCCTCTAATTTCGGGTTATCTAAACTATAATTTGATTTTCGGCTTCGGTACGAGCATCTCCTACCGGCTTAGCACGTCTCTTTCGAAGGATGACAAATTGAAGAGTCGGAAGATACGCGTTTCCCGTGCTTCACACTTCCATCGGCCACGATAATCACTATTATTTGCGATAAATGCCTCCCCATGGTCTGCTCTAATGGAAAATGTTTATTATAACATTGCACGAAGTCGTTGAACACCGACGTCTGAAAATGCATGTTTACTGTGAGCGATAATTGATTTAGGAATTCAAACTGGGGATCAATTAAAGAATCTGTAAACATTTTCCATGAAAGTACGCATGTATATTGTATAACTTGTGGTAACTTTTTACTGCAAAATCGAAACCCTTTGTTCGTCAGTGTACTAGACAAAGTCATCTATGAACAAAATTTTCATGAATTTTTTGTTTCAGATAATTCAGCTTTGGAAATTGTGCTTTAGAGAAACAAGTTCTGTAAATGAGAGTATTCAAgtattttttaaagatttttcaatgaaaaatgaTTACGTAGTTTTTTTAgagaaaatttaaatagttcgcAAATTTGTAACTCATACTTTATGTGTAGTTTAGAAATGTAATTTTTGTTAGCATCTCTGAAATTCTGTTTGCGAAGATGCGTAGTCTACtagtttattgttatttattatttccaagcatccaaaaaaaaaataacctTCTTATTTGGaatctcttccgaaattataGTACTCGTGCCCCctttgtttttaatttttccaACATTGCAGTCACCAATCACAACGCATTTTACGATCTATAATAACTACTTCTGCAGTCTCGTAATCAGTAAGCAACTCTGTGAGCCCTCAGCAATGTTCAATGTATGCAGAAATCATATAGTATTTTACACTTGTTATTCATTCTGCAAATTGTTTTAATGCGTTTATCGCTCTTATGTATCTAAGAAATTGGCATGATGTTTGAATAGCAGACCGTGCTGCTCATAACAGACGATGTTATTATTTATACGCTAACataaaatttgaaattataCCGATACAAGCATCAAGTATAATTTGTGTTATAAAATTTCCATAATCTTTTGCATAGAAATCTATTTCGAAGATTCACAACTTTGGTCGTCAGGTGTTGCTTTAAACAACAACATATCAATTTTAATATTTGCCAATATCTTATTGGCTATAGCGAAAGTAACCAAGTGATTATGAACAACAAAATTCCATTAATAAGATGTGGACAGATATGGACATTCCACTTATTGttgcaattattattttaataaactaCACcataattttatacaattacgGTAGAGTATAAAATTAGGAGTGTACTTAACTACGTGAAATTGGAATAAACATGCCAATACTTCATGGATACATCGAACGGAAACACGCCTCTACTCGCGTGCACGAGATGCTtatttcgaataatcgtgtaaaTACCTGTACGTAAACGATGTTATTGCATTTAATATGTCGCAattttatagaataatatagaaacaaatgattagagAAGTGCCATCAACGTTTCTGGCCATTTGTTAACACGATAAACGCCATGTCAGTCACCGATGACTGACACTATACTTTACGTTCGGACTATGTCATTCTTCGATAACTGACGATATTCAATTTAGGAAagtatatttttctatataaataaatttaaattatttggaGATTATAAAAGAgtgtaattaaatattacttGTTACCAAACAAAATTTTaataagtattatatattatattatattatatatattatatattattattatatattatatattatattatattatatatattatatattatatattattattatatattatatattatattatattatatatattcgcagATTTCACAGAATGTTATAACGCGGGCTAAACGGAAAAGAAGATAAAACAGACTTGGCGCTTAATGTGTTAATTGTATCCCTAGATTCTGGACTTTCGAAGTAGTATATCTCTCGAAAATGAAGCAAATCAACATATGATGCATGGAATATATTTTCTGGTTGGAATAACGTTCTGAATATGTAAGTAAACATCGATCCTTTCATGAAGCATACGGTGTATTGTATAAGTACATTGCTAATACTTTAATGAAATCTTAAGCTTGTCGGGTTTTGCAAGTTAGGTCATGTTGGGAACGCGCAAACTTCTACCTAGTCTACTCATAATCTATTTGGGTTGATATCACCCCAAAGAACCTTCAGTGAAGAGTTTTATTTCTGGTACCTTTTCCTCCTGCACAATATTTCATACCGTTAATCCGTTTCAGCATTAAAGTCAAGCGAAAAAGATGTGAATATGGAACAGTAGGTCACCAGTTTGACACTAAACTTACCGAACACTAAAATTACCCGATGTGTATCGTTTTATAAAAACGCCAAGACCAAAGTAATTACAAATTTTCACTATTCTATGAAAGAGTCTctacaatttcaacaattatacAGGAAAAAATGCGAAGCCTGTCATTCCGACCGGCACGGCAGATTTAGTGTTGATGCTCCGAAAGAATCAAGAGACAACGATATTACCAACACAAGtaactttcaatatcaaaaCTTGACTAACCTTCAAAGACAGGATAAAACATCGGCTAGCCCAACAGTATGCGATCACCGTGATATCGCCGCTTCTTCGAGCGGAAGTGTACGATTTTTTGGAGACGCGATCGAAAGAAAAGGCTCTTTTACCCTTGGAAAGGAGGCTGGTCGTGGAGGGCCGATTTTCCTTCGGAGAAAGGATGGAATCGTCTGCTGCACGGTCAGCTTCCGGTGGCGCGACGTGCGCGACGTGGCGCGGTGCGCAGACCGGCTGCTGGATCCTCGATCCAGTGTGGCGGAAAGCCGGTGGTGGGGGGTCTCGAGTAGTGGCGTTGTCGGATTGGCCGAAGAGGAATTGGTCTTGGATAAGAGGGTGCGAGCCGACGGTCAaagcgagggagagagggagagacgagcgagcgagagaggtcGCCGGGTGGGGAGCGCGTTGTTGTAGAGAGGGACTCGGGGGAACAGTTCGGATGCACACCGTGCAAGCAAGGACGGTGATTCAGTTAGCGGCGAGCCGCCCTCGGTAGAGCGTCGTCGTTGTCGGTTGTCTCGGTTCCTATTCACCTGACGTGTCGGTCAGACACACCGTGCTCGTCGTGTTTGCCGCGGTTTGCGAAAACGACTTTCGTGTGTGGCCACCTCGCGATCCTCGAACACGCTCAGGAATGAGACTGTCACGGTCGTGTTCGCTGAAAATCGACGGGGTTCCGAGGATTCGACGAGATACAACGAAGCCGGTGAATCTGTAGGACCGTTCCGGTTCCATCGGGGACGCGCCAGGAACTGGACCAAGTTTCGAAGAGGAACAAACAGCGTTCGCCGTCAGTgcgaacgtcgcgtcgcgtcgattcACGGGTCGCGCGGCCACGCGAGGAACACGAGGGAACGCCGGAATCATCGTTTCTATTCGGAATCGTTCGTCGACGATGCGAACCGTTGACAATTGGAAACGAACCGCCGCGGTGGGCATCGATGTTTTTCGAGGTTAGCGTGTCGGTCACGATGACGAGCAGGCGAGGAGCGTAGGATTCGATTTCGAGCCACGGCAGCTACGACGGAACAGGATTCTGCACGCGACTGCTACCCTCTGCTTGGGATCTGtttcgcgcgagagagaaagacgaGGACGACGTCGGTTGTCGGTGGAAGAGAAAACCGTTCGCGCGTAGGTGTCACGGCAAGGGTTACAGGGGGAGGGGCAGGGGGACAGGGAGCGAGAGTCGAGAAAGAGGgaggaaggaagaaagaaagaaggaagCTAAGAGTCGCGTCCGATAGGGGAAAGTCAGGATGAAGAGCGCACCGGCGTGGACGCTCGGACTCCTCTTCGGGGTGATGCTGCTTCGTTATCGAACCCGGGCCTCCTCGGACCCGTGCTACGACGAGGACAGGCCGAGACGTTGCATACCCGATTTCGTGAACGCGGCGTTCGGGTCCGCCGTGGAGGCGTCGTCGACCTGCGGAAGCGGCGGCCCGACGAGATATTGCGACGTGACCGAGCAGCCGGGAGGCAGCACCGGCATAGGTCAGTGCCATATCTGCGACGACAGCACGCCAAGACGACGATTCCCGGCCAGTTACTTAACGGACTTGAACAACCCCAGCAATGTGACCTGCTGGCGAAGCGAGCCCCTGGTCACGTCGCAGAGTTTCTCCGCGCCGCCGGACAACGTGACCTTGACCCTCTCCCTAGGAAAGAAGTACGAACTGACCTACGTCAGCCTGCAGTTCTGCCCGAAGGCGGCGAAGCCGGACTCGATCGCGATCTACAAGTCGATGGACTACGGGAAGACGTGGCAACCGTTCCAATTCTACTCGTCCCAGTGTCGACGGGTCTACGGCAGGCCGAACAGAGCAACTATCACCAAAGAGAACGAGCAGGAGGCGAGATGCACCGACAGCCACCGGTACACTGGCGGCGATGGCTTGGGACCCGTCGGCAGGATCGCGTTCAGCACCCTCGAGGGCCGCCCGTCCGCGTCGGACTTCGACAACTCGCCGATACTTCAGGATTGGGTGACCGCCACCGATGTTCGCGTCGTCTTCAACCGGCTTCACATGCCCCAGCAGCCGTCCCAGGAGCAGGTCCCGCAGCTAGGGAACACGGACGACCGGGATCACGACCACGACCATGATCACGACCACGACCACGAccacggccttggtctcggcctaGAGGAACTGGCGAAACGCGAGCGAGAGCGCGAGGAGAGAATGAAGAACCAGAAGGCTCTGCTGCGCGGCTCTGTGGACCCGTTGGCGACCGCGTTGCCCTCCGTCCACCAAGTGATCGCTCCGCAGGAGATGCAGTCGAACGACGCGGTCGACGTCGGCGACATCAGCTTCGCCTCCGCGGTCACCATCTCCTCGCCGACTACCAGCACCCTGACCAGCAATCTCGGCACCAGCACTCTCGCCCATCATTACGCCGTGTCCGACTTCGCCGTCGGTGGCAGGTGCAAGTGCAACGGCCACGCGGCAAGGTGCGTCCCGGGCAAGGACGGCGAGCTCGCCTGCGAGTGCAGCCACAACACCGCCGGCAGGGACTGCGAGAGGTGTCGGCCGTTCCACTTCGATCGACCCTGGGCACGAGCCACTGCCAGAGATGCTAACGAATGCAAAGGTTTGTGTGTCTCTTTTATTTCGGCTTCTCTTCCCCTATTCGCATTCCTTTTTCTTTCCCAGAGTGTTCCGACcgtgccgccgcgccgcgccggccgaatCGAGaccgagcggcgcggcgcggcactgCGCTCGAATCGAATTTCAAGCGAGCCTCGTTCTAGCGTGACATTTCAAAGACAACGAGCTTCTCAATGAAGCAAAATTTAGACACATTTTAGAGACCAGGCCGAGAATGCGCGCTCGGGTAACGCGGTCTCGAGTCTGCGTGGTTctcttttcttattttttttacaaattttcatatTCACGTTTGCTGTTTTCGGTCTTGGGTCTATCTTGACCCAGATTTACACAGGCGCCATCTTcagtttttcgtaaatgttCCAGTTGAAATCGGTAGCTATTTGTATCGGGTCCGATAAGAACCTACGGTAAGAAATAGATTTGAGTTCTTTTTTTTACTCAGATTTGAGTCTATTTTGACTCAGATTTGAGTCTATTTTGACTCAGATTTGCAGACGTTTTATCTATAATTTGCTGCTAATAATTCCAATTCAAATCATTAGCTTTTACGTATTGGATCCAAGATCAATGTCGATTTCATACAAATATAATGTATTGAATAATTCAAGCTAAAAATATTTCGTTCCTAAACTGTACAGTGTCAGAGATTTTACTGAACTTTTTACGTCGGTTAT from Megalopta genalis isolate 19385.01 chromosome 3, iyMegGena1_principal, whole genome shotgun sequence harbors:
- the LOC143259126 gene encoding netrin-1 isoform X2 codes for the protein MKSAPAWTLGLLFGVMLLRYRTRASSDPCYDEDRPRRCIPDFVNAAFGSAVEASSTCGSGGPTRYCDVTEQPGGSTGIGQCHICDDSTPRRRFPASYLTDLNNPSNVTCWRSEPLVTSQSFSAPPDNVTLTLSLGKKYELTYVSLQFCPKAAKPDSIAIYKSMDYGKTWQPFQFYSSQCRRVYGRPNRATITKENEQEARCTDSHRYTGGDGLGPVGRIAFSTLEGRPSASDFDNSPILQDWVTATDVRVVFNRLHMPQQPSQEQVPQLGNTDDRDHDHDHDHDHDHDHGLGLGLEELAKREREREERMKNQKALLRGSVDPLATALPSVHQVIAPQEMQSNDAVDVGDISFASAVTISSPTTSTLTSNLGTSTLAHHYAVSDFAVGGRCKCNGHAARCVPGKDGELACECSHNTAGRDCERCRPFHFDRPWARATARDANECKVCNCNFHARKCIFNMELYKLSGRVSGGVCLQCWHFTAGRHCHYCREGYYRDPARSITHRKACKRIPRVVQTQGTAGEESGEYEDDDDERGYDGRADQCGKCRANTKRLNLMKYCKRDYAILGRITDRHKKNDGSPSETSASGSVWTRFTLNIDYIYKKAQNSRIRRGDVFLYVHSTDLACRCPKIKPNKLYLILGQESDGGSQGGLTVTQRSIVIEWRSEWHRRMRRFQRRARSCVIELIRGIPRKIDEERRENRE
- the LOC143259126 gene encoding netrin-1 isoform X1 → MKSAPAWTLGLLFGVMLLRYRTRASSDPCYDEDRPRRCIPDFVNAAFGSAVEASSTCGSGGPTRYCDVTEQPGGSTGIGQCHICDDSTPRRRFPASYLTDLNNPSNVTCWRSEPLVTSQSFSAPPDNVTLTLSLGKKYELTYVSLQFCPKAAKPDSIAIYKSMDYGKTWQPFQFYSSQCRRVYGRPNRATITKENEQEARCTDSHRYTGGDGLGPVGRIAFSTLEGRPSASDFDNSPILQDWVTATDVRVVFNRLHMPQQPSQEQVPQLGNTDDRDHDHDHDHDHDHDHGLGLGLEELAKREREREERMKNQKALLRGSVDPLATALPSVHQVIAPQEMQSNDAVDVGDISFASAVTISSPTTSTLTSNLGTSTLAHHYAVSDFAVGGRCKCNGHAARCVPGKDGELACECSHNTAGRDCERCRPFHFDRPWARATARDANECKVCNCNFHARKCIFNMELYKLSGRVSGGVCLQCWHFTAGRHCHYCREGYYRDPARSITHRKACKPCDCHPIGASGKICNQSTGQCPCKDGVTGTTCNRCARGYQQSRSHIAPCIRIPRVVQTQGTAGEESGEYEDDDDERGYDGRADQCGKCRANTKRLNLMKYCKRDYAILGRITDRHKKNDGSPSETSASGSVWTRFTLNIDYIYKKAQNSRIRRGDVFLYVHSTDLACRCPKIKPNKLYLILGQESDGGSQGGLTVTQRSIVIEWRSEWHRRMRRFQRRARSCVIELIRGIPRKIDEERRENRE